AATTCACGGAAGCAAATTCTGCAAATTTTGAACTTTTGCAGGACCGAATGTGGACGTCCGCAACGCTCACAGCGTGTATATGCACGTACTTTAAACTTTGGTGTACGTTGTTGTTTAACTTTCATCGAAGTTTTTGCCACTTAGCCTGACACCTCCTAAATAATTTCGGAGAAAAGGGAGTCTTTCCAGACACCCGGAAACGTTATGCCAACATTACTTAACGAAAGGCATTCCCATTTGCGTGAGCAATTCGCGGGACTCTTCGTCTGT
The window above is part of the Paenibacillus sp. 1781tsa1 genome. Proteins encoded here:
- a CDS encoding type Z 30S ribosomal protein S14 — translated: MAKTSMKVKQQRTPKFKVRAYTRCERCGRPHSVLQKFKICRICFRELAYKGQIPGVKKASW